tcaagaaATTGAATAAGTGGAAAATTCACATTTAATGACAATTGATtgtttacaacaaaatttaatgattaCAAAAAGTTTAGTTAGTTAAAACTGAGCAATCTGAGGCCATACaaaatttcgttttgttttattaaacaaaGGTTTGCAAATATTGAATCAGTAATCCATTAAGACAAGCCCAACTTCGTTACACACTTGACAACTCAATTAATATACCCCAAAGTCAGTGACAATGCACGCAAACTATGTGCAATCATAACAACAGTCAAGTCTCGCTTAAGTTTCAACtaaaaaaattacatatacatattacaCATAAAAGTCTCAAATGTTTGTCATAGCCAAGTCACACTGTACTTGTGTAAGCAGCATAAACAAATCGGCAGCCGCATCGTAACTTCGTTTTCAATTTGGCAAGTTTGACACTTGGCCAGTTAGTCAATTGGCCAAGTTTCACAATTGGCCAACGGGCGCCCATTTCAAAAAGTGTCCAAGTGCCACCTACGTTGggtttgcagttgcagttgcatttgcactTGGAtctgaagttgaagttgtgGAGGAATTGGAGTTGGAATTGGGGCTACCTGTCGCTACTTGTGCCATTCACTTGCCGGCAGTGCGTGGCTCCTGCCAATGCCTTTTGCTTCTGCTCTGATTGCAAATGCCACGTAAACtataacaaacacaaaagttGGGCCATTCGTCAGtccgttattattattgcattgcTCGCGTGTGTTGCAACTTTCAGTTTACCTAATTAATCACAGACTCTCATGCCGAATGCAAAAGACAAAACGAATGCGATGTCAACACAAAGTACTAAAGATTAATGtcatataaaaaatgcaataaatatttaaatccaTTTTTGTAATTGTCAATTTAGTTTAGAagtaatgaattttaaatatttgcaatgatTACCATATTTCATTAAACTTAATCAATAAGAGAgtgaattgtatttttttctacGAAATACTGGTTATTATTAATAACCAAAACAACAGATATATACAGTACGCTTCAAAGAattcatttctgttttttataataactATTCAGTACATTTCTGCAGAAGTATTAATTACGAATTCAACAAGACATACCATATGcattattcagtatatttctgCAGTATTATTAATTGCTAATTACTTAGTATATTTCTGCAGTATTTTTAATGACCGATTTAACGGAGATATACTATAAGCTTTATTCAAAGAATGAATTTGAATccaatattttatactatcTATTCATtctgctttattttaaattaccaATTATTCAAAGAATGGATtgtaatttcttctttttatacaaacttttcagtatatttttgcagtattataaattacaaattcaacacaaatatactatacgCTTTATAAGCACTTAAGCTAAGCGTATGCCAACAATTTATTACATACACTCGCAttgtaataattgtaattgtaactGCAGTTGAATTTGCGGTCCTTGCCCTGCGGTCACTCATAACTTTTGGGGCAATAATCGAAATGCAGCATCCAAGAGTAATGGACCAAAGGGCTGGCACAGGCAACGCCCTAAACATACTACCGAAAACTGAATACCGAATGCAGTAAAGAAACGAATTGCCAATGCGCCAATATCTCATACTCGCCTTCAACTTTGCACTGCCAAAAAGCATATAaacagcaaccaaaaaaaaaaaaaaagaaaaagaaaaatccaaGGCGCACTTTCAATTAATCAACGAAATTAATTAAGCCCCCCGATCAGTGATCAGTGGCCAGCCAACGGGTACTTGAGCACTGATCATCGAGCGCTTAGCACTTCGAGTCTTAGCGATGGCAGCAACACGCGTGACACGCACCAGCTCACGAGCTGGTCAAAAAAACATAgtcaatatactaaacattaCTATAAACTTTAgcattgctttgttttgtatttaagcAATTAACGATACAATGAAAAGAcgcattcaattaaatatttatatagaaacgatataaataattaagggATTATTTCAATCATTCATCAGTCAGTAGTTTTCTAAAtgatatttagtattttcagtatactAAGTTATCCTTTTCTTCAACATTATATATCGTGTAATGAGAGAACACGAGATTTGGCCAGCTCTAGAGACACAATTGGAGATTGCaacataatttcatttggGCACAGCGTGCGTTTGTCGTCGCGTTGTTGTTATCATAGCAGGACGTGGCGGCGTCCATGTCGTCGACCATGTCCACGTTCATGTCCAAGTCCATGTCCGCGTCGCCAGCTCAGTTGGTCAGTTGGTCACTGGTCACCGCACTCAATTAGCACGCATGTAGCGCAACGGTGCGCCGATAATTAAGCCGAAGTCAGCCTTTAAAACTGAGGCTGaaactggagctggagctcGAGCCTGGTGACAATTGGCACCAGCCTGACACGATTTATGcgctgcagttgcatttggatttggatttggatttagCAGAGCAATTGCGCAACATTTGACtaataaatttgcttttaatcatGGCACAAAATGCTACATGCTGTGATTAAGTCCAACTGCAAAAGACGAAGAGCCAAACCAACTACCGTTTCAGCAAAGCAGCGATAAGCagcgtctctgtctctttgaGCTGGCCAAATGGCATAGTCGAGGCTAGTGATCCATCTCTTGGAAAAATGAGTAAACCACAAGCACACCGTACACAGTCcctaaaaatttatattgagtCAATTGAATGGaagaaatacttaaaactTACAACCAATTGAAAGAAAGGATAAAAGCGCAGCACTCCACGGGATCAAATCGTTGCTGgacaacagcaaataaaatatcaattcaattattaaactCGTTAGatttacaacaatttgcagTGGCAGCAAAAAGGTCATAGTTTGAGGCTATCAATAAAGAACGATATTTAATTAATCAGTAATTAAATGAAAGGAAAACAGACTACTCACATTATGGGCGCAAGCCAAGAGCAGAACTCCAGCCAAAATTTTAATCTGATTGTGCAGAAACCAGATCTTTTTGAGGCGTGAGCAATACATTGCATCAGTGTAGAGTATCATCCAATATATTTCGTGAAAGGACAATAAAATCATGACATAACCCATGATAATGCAACCCTGTCGTAGGggaacacaacagcagcacttGTTAAAAACCAACATAATCAAAAAATGCTCTACTTGATAATTTAGACAGTATTAACAGAGCTATCACGATGAAGCTGATTGAAGGATTTCTTGAATGCCAATAAAGTGCTTTATTTTTGGCGTGTATTTTTGTGTGGAATTCTAGGAATGCGCTACGGTAGTGAAAGTGTATAATGGGAATTTTATAATATCTAAACATTCATGTTCATGTGGAAATTCCCCCTCACCCCATTCCCTTTTAAgtcaaacaacaacgacaactacaacaaattgCCTGTCATGTTATGTGTTATGAAGAAATGCTTTTAGTCGAAAGTCTTTCTTCAACACAGTtgaaaacagagagagagaggcaagtGGAGACAGACAACCGAGGGTTCTCTTAAAACAAAAGCTGTGTTTCAGCCACATTTTTGACTTGGTAAcacattaatttgtttttcttctttttatttggcaTTCTAAGCCACAGTTGTCAACGGCACTTTCTTCACAAGAAGAACTGGATTCGCAGAAAGTGCTCTTGATGTTTACAATCCATTTCATTTCCTAGCTAATAGTCAAGTCTTTGAATAGCTTTGCTCATTTAAAGCGCACGTATATAAATCAGCATTAATTTGACAGTGCATTTTATATAACTGCAGACAACAGGTGAAAGCGAAAAGCTGAATGCCTTTGCCTGCCAGCCTGCAGCTGTCAATGGTCATGGCCAGACCAGATGGGGAGTCCAGATGTAGTTGCCAGCTATTGTGGCCAGGGAAAAACTCGCCACTTGCACTCGTAAAAATTTACTACCTGCCGCTTTGCGTCGCCTCGCATGCAAAATCGAATTGTGTGCTAATATTTGGCGATCGCCTGGGGGACAACATTTCGACATGGACATGGATGAAGTGACTgcaacttcgacttcgacttggaCTTCGTCTTGCGACTCCAACTACGGAGGAGAAGAGTTTTCCCAGTGACTTTCTggacaacaataaaatcattttgcaTGCCCAAATTGCCAAAATGTCAAAGGCGGAGGAGAAGGACGTGtgagctgtgtgtgtgagatcGACATGTCAAATGTGGTAAAAGTTGTCATGATGCCGAAAGGGTAACTTGAGAAGAACTTGATTGTGAGTAGTTGAAATTCGAATACAAATGTTTGATAGGTAATTACCAACTTTGATTGTTTTAgatgacaatttggtatattttgcatgtagtaatataccaatataccaaatatagtatttgacacatttttagtatatttgcggtatattaattttgtaataatctggtatattgtacactatggtatattttgatagcaatataccaaatatatacatagcaatataccaaatatagactttggtatattattagtatttctaaatttagtactatatcaatatacaaaatacagaaatttgttataattttagtatttttgaatttagtattatatcaatcTACCAATAataaccttcggtatatttttagcatttttgatttttacattatatcaatatatcatatacagactttagtatatttttagtatttttgtggtatattattttggtatattttagtgtgtactctatggtatattttgaatatagtacaatagcaatataccaaatatagactttggtatattattagtatttctaaatttagtactatatcaatatacaaaatacagacTTTGTTATAATTTTACCAATTACCAATAataaccttcggtatatttttagcatttttgatttttacatcatctcaaagtcgagcacactcgactgaagctttTTGATTTGGTACTATTGTCCATAGCTGAAGCTGGTTAACATGATTATGCAAGGTTAACAGGTAGAGAGCGAGCAAGAAATACTAGGACAGCGAAGAGGACACAAAAGTTGGCGATGATCGTTTAGATGAGAATGCGGAGCATCTTAAGCCGCATCACTTAAGCTTAATCCGAGTCaaacaaaatgccaacaaGTCGAATTGCAGGCTGCGTAACTTGTCAACGACAATTACGCGAATGATGCACCAACTGACTGATGATGGGGCAAGgatggcaaaggcaaagctaaagccaaagccagagGCAAAGGTAAAGGCAAAGGCGTCGCGACAAAATGCCACGCCACAGGCCAATTGGCGACTCAGACTGGCGACAATAAAAGTGCTCAGCAATTTGCGGACGCGTCTCTAATTGAGCCTAAAGCCAGCCATCGAATCGCGttgacagacacacacacacacagaaagggGCAAAGGTGCAATAGGGGCAGGGACTATGCTAAAATGTTCACATATTAGCCATGGCCAAGAGAAAGGTGTTTTATGTGCTGTGTGTCAGCGCTTTGATTTAGTCAACAACAACGGAAAAAAAGGAGACCAAAAGCCAAATCCAAATCCGTTCGCCTGCCAGGTGACaatcaatttgtatattttcgcttgaaattatttctttaattttccACACACATGCAGCGGGAGCGAGATGGCTGCAATGTGATTGGAATTTCATTTAGAAAGTTGCACCACAGTCTGCAGtttacaaatttgcatttgccaaaaCGCTGTGGCTGAGGCTGTGTGCGAGCAAGtcttcagattcagattcagagaCTGAGCGACTGACTTTTCAAGACTGTTGCGACATTCTTCAAGCTGTGCAACGCCTTCACTTTTCACTCTCCAAGGCAGTCGCCTTAACTGGGtcatttaataatatagaTAGGCAGTCAGAGAGTGAATGGAGGGGGGGGAGTGAGGGGGACGCCCGCACGATTTCATATTCTAATTCCGTCAATcatctgcaactgcaaccgtGTGTCTTGTTGCTCCCCATAAGTTAGCCATAGCTCGTGCTCTTATTGAtcttgttttacttttgttgttttactcGTTATACTCCAAGATTGTTCCCTTCCTCCCCTCCACCGTCTGcaatctatatataaatttctcGATTTTGATCTTTAACTTGTCTTGTGTCTATGCGTAGATGATTTTTTGCCACTCCTTTGGGCCACGACGTTACTTGTGACTTTGACTTGACTTTACGAGTACTTTACTTCTGATGAAATGCTTTCTACTTTGATTCATTgtctctcttttcttttcgtttctgGCCTTTTCCCAACAAAAATTCAGTTTGAAAAACGTTTGGCTTTAATGGCTTTTGATTGATTATCGCGTGCCACGCTCTGTGGGTGCTCCAGCTCTAACTCCAGCTTCATGTGTGCTGTTTGGCCCACGTTTTCTATAATGCTTTTGTGGGTTTTTTATTGAAGTATGCTTAATTAGCttgatgtgtgtgtctgtctgtctttctctgtGTCTGGCATCCACTTCTGCCCCTCTCCCTGTTGCACGTGCTGCGAGTTCCTGGTACTCAGTGTGGGCTCAAACAACTTCAGAAACAATCGATGTCTACAACAAGTTTGCTTTACAAGTTATGCTCAAAAGGGCTCGAGGCCTCTATTGGCAGCGGGGGAAATTGAGTGTTGATCACTCATAACTTTAACAATTGCCTGTTCACAATGATAATTCGAGTATGTCAACCCAACAAGTGCAAGAGCAATTGTCAAGCAGactcaattatttaatttgaactacatttgaaattgtgGAGCAGACTGAGTTTATTTtgaactattttaaatttaagccaAGCCTTTAAAATTCTATAGTTCTCTAACTTGAATCAAACTGCCAGCAAAAGCGCTTTATAGTATAAAGCAGTCTTGAAATCAAATCTATAAATTAGCAATTGATTTACGTACCTTAAACTTTTTGCTATCAAAGTtctaaattcaataaatttaaattgaaacaaactaAAAGTACTTCTATTTCTTAATTCAGCCTTAATCATCTTTTACAACTACattgaatgaaaaatataagtaaaacAGTAGAAAAGTGCTTTCAAGCTTCTTTAAGAGAGCTGTTGTTATCTTCGATTCTAAAGCAATCTTGATATCAAATCTAAAGATTGATTTATATATCTAACATTTTTTGGTTTcatatttctaaattattttattttaaattgaagcaATGAAAAGTAGTTTTATTCTTGAGAGAAAACTGTCAgcaaaagcacattaaagcaaATAGTTTTGAAGCAGCTTTtcttaaatgcattttaaagtaAACTATGAAACTAAAATAACCATGAAAAGTTTATCTAAAAGTGTCGATAGATACATGccttataaattttaaagctgttATAATAGAGTTGTTGTTATCTTCGATTTCACTCCAATCTTGCCATCACATCTACTAACATTCTAAAGAGtatcaattgatttatgtatctgaaactttttgctttcatACTTATATAGTTCTAAGCTCTTGCTATCGGTATCTTCAGGATGTTTTTTGCATAGCAACTTTACAGTTTCTTTGGCCAGCTCATTAGACTGAATGTCCCCATGCGTTCGTTGGCTGTCTGTCCTACGCACTCCTTTTTAGACCAGCGAAACAACCTTTTGGCTGCACATAAAAACTGTTGCATTGTCTGTGGCAAGCTGGACGGACAGTGGCGAGGggagtgaagtgaagtgggTTGCATCTAAGTAGCCTCTGGAGAGCCTCCTTGTTGAGAGCCTCCTGGCAATGGCCGATGGTGGGTGATAAATGTTTAGAGGCGCGCGTGTgcaggcagcaagcagcagcttCCATTGAAATTAGTTATTCACGCGGATCGTTTAAGGCAATCCAAcaccaactggcaactggcaactggcagttggcaacttgcaacttgcaactggcagaGGCAACTTGGCAACGCTTTGGTCATGGCTTGTCAGTGATGCCTTGTTGTGGACTCGGTTTTGTGGCTATTGTCGccgcttttgttttaatgatCGTGCCTCATGGTGTCTCCTCcaccgctgctgttgctgctgctgctgcctgctgctcaTTTACCGCTGCTTTGCAGTTTGCGCGGCAAAACGGGATGACTTCAGTGGCATTGGCTTTGCCACCGTTGCCGGCTTATCAGTGCAACATTTTGCATGTAgcaggcaaacaaaaagcacGTTCAACTTCATGGGCATTTGTCACAGtcccccccacacacacacatacagacacacacacatacacttggaGAAAGACGGACACTTTACATGTGTCTTTGtgattttttgtgtgctgcctTTTTTTATGTATGCTTTTAGCCATTTTATCGTCGCTTTGGCTACTGCGGCGCTCTGAGCCTTTTTTTTCTAATGGCTCATTTCCTTGctgcaacaacgacagcaacaacaacaacaacaatggtaaTTAACCTGTGCATGTTAATGAACTTCAAACCTGCCCCCAAAGCAAAGCTTTATGCAGATTTTTGTCTCCGAAACCAAAGTCGAGAGTGGATTCGCCTCATTCGGTTGGCGCTAATGCAAATCGTCGGTGTATGCTCCGGCATTTTGAGACAAAATGAGGTTGTTGTCGTGCCGTTGACAATCTAATTAGAATACAAAATGCTTTTAGCCAAACTCAGTTTACAGTCTACAGTCTAGAGTTTCAAGTTCATGGTGTTGACATATGTAGCTAGGCCAAACCCagagccaaagcaacaaaagcaactgcCTCCGGATCCTCATTCGCCATCTGCCAAGCGAGATCTGTTAATGGGCTCTCCACGCTTTATACCTTATTGATATCATATAAGGCTGGCCATAACCATACAATGTTTGCATTTTGGATTGCGATTAGATGTGGAAAGTGGAAAGCTTCGATTGAGATGCACCGATGAACCCGCCATTGACATTGCCTCAAAGGGAAAACTGTCAGACCTCCAGGCATTCATAATGAGTGGAAAGTTTTGTcaagcgctgctgctgcgactgttTAAGATGCGATAACTTGCCATtgataatacatttttatgacagCTAAGACATGGCACATTTTAAGGACAGCAGACAATAAGATTTAATGAGGAAACTATTTGTATACCatatggcaaataaaacaagtaagaaagctcaGCGCAAgctgaaatacccgctaccaaatttgaataaaagcgaATCAGGGcggtatttttaaatataccaaattaatataccgcaaaaatactaaaaatatcaatcacctttcggtatattgatacagtactacattcaatatataccaatcaaaatataccacagagtacacaatatacaattcaaaatataccacagattacaaaatataccgttcaatactaaaattatcaatcacttttcggtatatttataccgtattacattcaaaatataatatagcaTTCAAATTAGACTATaggcaacaaaatataccattcaaaatataccatagattacaaaatataccgttcaaaatataccacaaaaatactaaaatgatCAATcactttttggtatacttataccgtactacattcaaaatataccacagggtacaaaatatagcattcaaattataccatagacaataaaatataccattcaatatataccatattttacaaaatgtacCAGTTTGTCAGCGAAAGCAACTTAGACCCgtacaaatgtatttcttaaatagcttTAACAATTTATACTATGGAtagcaggtataaaaatacaattttggtAAGAAAATTTCTAAAACTAATACCTAATCCCTATCCCTGAATCGCAGCTCTGAACTATAGCATTCCCTGTTCATTATAGTAGTGCAATTTGTTGATTCCGCTGACCTTACAGCTGCTCTGGCATTTGTTGGCCTGCATACAAATGCAATTGTAACCCATTTCCCGTGCCACAACTCTTAACACACCACAAATTGCGCTTACACAGGGAGCggaagatgaagacgaaggGGAAGAGACACTCATAAGCGTGTTGCAAGTTCACACAGATTGCATCACATAACCTCATTTCGCacattttgcacaaatattgACTTCGGactgctgtttgttgtgttgtttgttgtttggatcagttgcaacttgcagcacAGTTGTTTGCAGCACAGTTGTTTGCAGCAGTTTGCCTTTGGCCCCCCAACGAACTTGGCTAAGTGGCACACTCACTTGGAGGCAGCAtcgaattgcaattgcagcaaattggctgcaactgcaactgcaacaacttcGAGACGACTCAGCACAATGGGGTCTGTCTAGGGCGATGGCATTGCCGATGCGATGCACAAGTTGCGCCTTGGCCATGTTCTCTCTAATGTCAACTCATAATGCCAGAATGGAAAGCAGCGACGGCAGCACAAGATTCTTAATGTTTTTGGGCTGCTGACCCACAAAAGTAGTTGcaactattgttgttgttgttgatgtcaCTTTGCAGGCAGCTCGACACGAACTCTTGCCAATGCATCTAATGTCCCCTTTGGCAAAGGCAACACAAACTCTTTGCACTCGACTCCACTCGAGTCTCAATTTGGTCAATTTTGTGTGCATTGGCCAATTGATCAAGCTGCCTCCGAGCCATAATAACAATTGCATGAAAATGCGACAAAGTCCGTTCGTTGTTGTGTTTGAAATGCTTTCTAGGGGCGTTCCCACCTGATGTTACACCATCTACAGCTTCAGcaccaaaaaacaacagatccaaaacaaaaatggcttacaaagaagtaaaaaaaaaacaactactaTCGACTGTTTGAAATTTGTCGCCGTCCTGCAACATTGTCCGTGTTGCAGCTCCTTGTAACTGTCAGGGCTCCACAacatagcaaaaaaaaagcaaaaaacaatcattaaattcaaagaaaataaaaatacgaaaaggGTACCAAGTGCAAAAGGTTACAGGTAcagcaaaaccaacaacaacagcaactccagtaaacaaatgaaataaatgagaCGGCAGAAAAAGCGCTGTCAAGTCGTAGCTTGAATGCTCTGCAATTGCGATAGATTTTGTATAAAGCGAAACAATTTGTTAGAGGTAAGTAACAGATTAAGTAATAGATTTCATTGCAAATATaacttattcaatttaaagaactttaatgaaaaataattcattgcaaatataactaattgaattgaaaacaCTTTAATAAAATGGATTTCATTGAATATATTCAATACTAGATTCTTTAAAGTCATTCAAAGGCTGCTGTCATCATTTGTAGCCTAGTTCTATATCGATTAACTTGatagaaatacaattttgatatAGCTTTCCTTTGCTGGCAACAAATTAGTTGGACTGTCATTGCAAAGTTGCCCCAAAAGTCGctgcagcaaacaaataaatctgACAAGAGTTTGCAGCTCTGAAgtcgctgcttttgctttgactTGACTTTAGAatgcacccaaaaaaaaaaaacgatgaTGAAGTGATTTTGGGTGGAAACGGGAGGAGTCAAGACGATGACAAAAAAGAGAGACGAAGACGGGGCGGAGGTCGCCAATCGGCAAGTCGAGATTTTGGATTTTTGGTTaatgctggctggctgctaAGGAATTGCCCCGTTGAAGtcgacttcaacttcaacttcaatgCGCACGCGCTGCCTGCCACTTAACGAGAAGGAAAGCAGGCAGTTGCAAGCACTGTTGCCTTTTGAGGGCGTTGCAGTGTCTCGCTGTCGCTTTGTGGCAAACTGCAACAGAGTAAAAAGAAGGTGACAAAGTCACGAAATTCTTGTCAATTTTCAACTACAGACCAATTTGTTTGTCTtctcagtttatttttttttttgcttcttctgTGCTGTTTTTGCGGCAGGCGCAAAAaccctaaaaaaaaacacaacacaggAAAAAagacaaatcaaataaaagcaaaaaaaaaagagaaaaaacatcGTGACAAATCAGGCTACCAAAATTGGGCGCAAAGCGCACAGTTAACGTCTTGGCTTGGGCCAAGGCTAAGGTACAAAAATACAAGACAGTTGCTAGCCCCCATATCAATAAGTTTTTCCCATCCCCATTtcccaaaacaaaagcagacgagcagacgatgacgatgaggttGAGGATGACGCCTCCACTATCAACACCTTCTACTCTGGGCAACAGTTAAATTGCTTCCCAGGATGGGGCACAAAACTTCTTTGCAGCTTTGGATCTGATTTTGGTCATGTATAAGGCCAAATGAAATTGTCTGGCACGCTAAGTGTTTTCTTCAGTTTCGGCCTGCCTTATATAGCCGATTGATTGCTCCACTAACATAATCCATTCCGACCAGACGACCAGCTTGCAACGTttgcaactttgttgttgGCGGCAAACGCGGCAACATTCTCTCAACATCAAACAAATTCATTGGCTCAGCGTCTATGCCGCAAAACATCTTGccacaataaatttcaattacttaCCTACATTTTAAGACACTTTTACCGCTAAAAgtatttaatgttgttgttatacgagtgctcgttgctgctgctgcagttgccgcTGATGCACTAACATTGTTCAATTTTGACAACAAGCGTGAGAGGAACTTGCGATGCGTGCCTGGGAAGGCGCAACGAAGCTGCAACATAATTTCGACTCTGGGTCAGCAGAGCGACAGCTTTTTAATGGGACAACTCCGAAAGTATGAAAGACAGAAAAACTATTCAACTGTATGGCggaacaaatttaaaatctaataaaatattttagaaactCGAAAATAG
This window of the Drosophila albomicans strain 15112-1751.03 chromosome 2L, ASM965048v2, whole genome shotgun sequence genome carries:
- the LOC117564600 gene encoding uncharacterized protein LOC117564600 isoform X1 encodes the protein MLVFNKCCCCVPLRQGCIIMGYVMILLSFHEIYWMILYTDAMYCSRLKKIWFLHNQIKILAGVLLLACAHNPQTMTFLLPLQIVVNLTSLIIELIFYLLLSSNDLIPWSAALLSFLSIGWTVYGVLVVYSFFQEMDH
- the LOC117564600 gene encoding uncharacterized protein LOC117564600 isoform X2; this translates as MLVFNKCCCCVPLRQGCIIMGYVMILLSFHEIYWMILYTDAMYCSRLKKIWFLHNQIKILAGVLLLACAHNPQTMTFLLPLQIVVNLTSLIIELIFYLLLSSNDLIPWSAALLSFLSIGTVYGVLVVYSFFQEMDH